One genomic segment of Rhizobium viscosum includes these proteins:
- a CDS encoding DUF2062 domain-containing protein, with product MLFRRRKPAGFKEKLRELVWPRKGFLRPPKYLMMRVLRLTASPHAVAVGVAAGVFVSWTPFIGVHFVMAFVITYLLSGNMVAAALGCAAFGNPLTYPFIWGITWEVGHLLLSRQDQMAGQTIDLAELFHKLHFTELWKPVLEPMLIGAIPPAAITSVALYVLTFYTVRGFQVRRRARLMERARLRLADPAVEMPTV from the coding sequence ATGTTGTTTCGCCGTCGCAAACCCGCGGGATTTAAGGAAAAGCTGCGAGAGCTCGTATGGCCTCGCAAGGGTTTTCTGCGCCCGCCAAAATATCTGATGATGCGCGTCCTGCGCCTGACTGCCTCGCCGCATGCCGTTGCGGTGGGCGTCGCTGCGGGTGTCTTCGTGTCGTGGACCCCCTTTATCGGCGTGCATTTCGTCATGGCCTTCGTCATCACCTATTTGCTCTCGGGCAATATGGTGGCGGCGGCGCTTGGCTGCGCGGCCTTCGGCAATCCGCTGACCTATCCGTTCATCTGGGGCATCACCTGGGAAGTTGGTCACCTGCTGCTCAGCCGGCAGGACCAGATGGCCGGGCAGACGATCGATCTCGCCGAGCTCTTCCACAAGCTGCATTTCACGGAGCTCTGGAAACCGGTGCTGGAGCCGATGCTGATCGGTGCGATCCCGCCAGCGGCCATCACCTCGGTTGCTCTTTATGTACTGACATTCTACACCGTGAGGGGCTTTCAGGTACGTCGCCGCGCCCGGCTGATGGAGCGTGCGCGCCTCAGGCTCGCCGATCCCGCCGTCGAGATGCCGACCGTCTGA
- a CDS encoding DUF3563 family protein, with the protein MFEPIRKFARALRAPTAQEREMAYLNGSHDRIDLEYRQRQVDRGIFRNR; encoded by the coding sequence ATGTTTGAACCGATCAGGAAGTTCGCCCGCGCCCTTCGCGCTCCGACCGCTCAGGAACGTGAAATGGCATATCTCAACGGCTCGCATGACCGTATTGATCTTGAATATCGTCAGCGTCAGGTCGATCGCGGCATCTTCCGCAATCGCTAA
- the acpS gene encoding holo-ACP synthase: MIIGIGSDLIDIRRVEKSIERFGDRFTHRCFTEIERARSDRRANRAESYAKRFAAKEACSKALGTGLSQGVFWKDMGVVNLPSGKPTMQLTGGAAVVLQAMLPAGHKAAIHLTITDDYPLAQAFVIIEALPNAV, from the coding sequence ATGATCATCGGAATTGGCAGCGACCTCATCGATATCAGACGCGTCGAAAAATCGATCGAACGCTTCGGTGATCGTTTCACGCATCGCTGTTTCACCGAGATCGAGCGCGCCCGCTCGGATCGCCGCGCCAACCGCGCCGAATCCTATGCGAAGCGCTTCGCCGCCAAGGAAGCCTGCTCCAAGGCGCTCGGCACCGGCCTCTCGCAGGGCGTCTTCTGGAAGGATATGGGCGTCGTCAATCTGCCAAGCGGCAAACCGACGATGCAGTTGACGGGCGGTGCCGCGGTCGTTCTCCAGGCCATGCTGCCGGCGGGCCACAAGGCCGCCATTCATTTGACAATAACCGATGATTATCCGTTGGCTCAGGCTTTTGTGATCATCGAAGCGCTGCCGAATGCCGTATGA